From the genome of Delphinus delphis chromosome 8, mDelDel1.2, whole genome shotgun sequence, one region includes:
- the LOC132429118 gene encoding calcitonin receptor-stimulating peptide 2-like has product MVFWKFPPFLVLSILVLYQAGMVHSAPFRSALESGFVPATLTEEESRLLLAAMVKYYVQMKASELEHEEESFSITAQKSSCNTATCVTHKMAGWLSRSGSVIKRNYMPTNVGSKAFGHHHRDLQA; this is encoded by the exons ATGGTCTTCTGGAAGTTCCCCCCCTTCCTGGTCCTCAGCATCCTGGTCTTGTACCAGGCAGGCATGGTCCACTCAGCGCCATTCAG gTCGGCCTTGGAAAGTGGCTTTGTACCTGCTACACTCACTGAGGAGGAATCGCGCCTCCTACTGGCTGCAATGGTGAAGTATTATGTGCAGATGAAGGCCAGTGAGCTGGAGCATGAGGAAGAGAGCTTCAG CATCACTGCCCAGAAGAGTTCGTGCAACACTGCCACTTGCGTGACCCATAAGATGGCGGGCTGGCTAAGCAGATCTGGGAGCGTGATTAAGAGGAACTACATGCCCACCAACGTGGGCTCCAAAGCCTTTGGCCACCACCACAGGGACCTGCAGGCCTGA